In Sus scrofa isolate TJ Tabasco breed Duroc chromosome 14, Sscrofa11.1, whole genome shotgun sequence, the sequence AGttctaaaagaaatgcttcttattttttttaaaagagggttGATGCAGTGCCCTTTTTACTTAGCGGAGACGAGCCACTGACTTCCTTCCTTTACCAGCTTTCCAAGATGATACTAAGTGAGCTTTCGCCCTAATATTTTTGCCCCGGGTTTTACGTGGCTTCTCTTCTTTGTGCACCTTCATGTGCTGCCTAAGATGAGAGCTCTGGCTGAAGCATTTGCCGCATTCACCGCACTGGTAGGGTTTCTCCCCTGTGTGGGTTCTCTGATGTTGAATGAGGTGGGAACTCTGGCTGAAACATCGGCCACACTCATCACACTGATAGGGCTTTTCTCCAGTATGGATTCTCTGGTGCTGAATAAGATTTGAGCTCTGTTTAAACCTTTCTCCACACTCATCACATTTATAGGGCTTTTCCCCAGTATGGATCCGTCGATGCTGAATCAGATTTGAACTCTGAAAGAAACTTTTTCCACAATCTGCACATTTATGGGATTTCTTTCCAGTATGGATCTTCTGGTGTTGAAAAAGAGTTGAGCTCTGACTGAAACTCTTTTCACATTCAGTACATTTATAAGGCTTCTCGTCCAAGCTTCTTCTCAGTCTACTCAAGCCAGAGTCAAACCGaacagtcactccccatttctgTCGCTGTCGGCCTGTTTTGTGCTGGTTCTCATAGGCTTTTCCTTGGCTTGAGCTCCGAGAAATACCTCCCTTAGGTTTTCCAAACCGCATGGTGAAAAGCCAAATGTATTCTTAGGAAAGTCAACTCTCTTCTTCTGAACAAATGTTTCACTTCCTAGAGCTACACAGCTCAGAACTGtctgtgtaaaagaaaaaataaaaacaaattgcaGATGATTTGTTAATTATTCAACTTTAATACATCTAACGTATCaaaatttcatccatttttaagttaaaatgtatttcatacatatgaaaacaaagacaattctggggaaaaatatttacaaaataattctaataattttagAGTTTAAACTTAATAAATATCACCAAATTTACCTTTGGAGTTTTTGTCTGTTgggacagaataaaaataaagtgatactacaaaataaaaatttttattgggcaATAAAAAATGAGTATATAATTCTCTAGCATTAAAAAGTAGAGACAGTatcttaatgaaataaaatagagccaaccaaatgaaataaaattaatgaagccaaataaataaataaaagaaggccAACCAAAATTTGGGTAATAGATTAtcattatgttttaatatttattcccATGTTAGACTTATACTCACTTACTAGTGACTAATTAAGGTGTCCAAAGTAGAAAGAAATGACAAATCAtgctttgttaaatatttctctttattcttatttgtttAGCCATTCTACTTTCACTATAGAGAAACAACTTAGTCCTAACTCTGCAGCATAAACTGTCCTGAATGTAGGAACTATTCTATAAAGAATGGatgagaaaacatatatatatttaatatatactggATGAGGAAAACATTAGTGAAGAgatgtttcattattatttcttctagaTTACAATGATCCAAGAAAGAGGACAGTTCTTTGAAAATGTGaaccaaagaatttttttttcctggagaaagaaaaatttcaaaaaaactttTACCTTGATAGTATTATGAGGACAGAATAAAAGGTGATATGCAGAAcacaagaaaaggagaagaaataagtTTATATGTAAAACTAGGATgggatttaaaaaattcccaaatgctgcaaaaaatttaaaatttcaaataattaatttcatttactAACATaaggttatttaaaataatggccataaacaaaacaaacacaaactccAAACAGGTGACAATGTAGGAGAACCTAGGACTGCAAAGGTAATACAATTATTGGAATTACTTTCCACATTTTGTGCCAGAAAGTagactgtaaaatgggaataattaccCAGGGTCTCTGCATACAAGCTTATAAAGcaaataattgaaaacaaaaattacatcaCTGTTATTGCCTTTCCTTCACCTTACTGTAAAATTGAGACTCCAGGCCTGACAGCGCTAAGACTTTAACTGGATATTTAACAATTATATCTGCAGTAATTAAGGCAGGTATTAGAACAAACTGCCTACTAcacaaaaatacagagagaacAGTACTCATTTCTTaactttagtaaatatttataggacatctATGACAAAGAGATATCTGTTAGGTACATGATATTGGTATTCGAAAACAGCTATAATGATAAGTACATACTGAAAAAaacacattgatttttaaatactatataaATCAGTTCCGGTCGGAAACTCAGAGACTAACACATCTGGAACactgcagatgaggaaatcacACTAACAGATAGCTGTGTGCCAGTcactattatcttttttttctggcctggCCCCGgccatgcggaagttcctgggccaggaatcaaacctagccacagcggtgacaaagCCGAAACCGTAatcgctaagccaccagggaattccctatgCCATCTTACTTAATTCACGGAGTAGGTTTATGGTATTATCTTCGTTGTACTGCTAAGGAAAGGCAGGCATACTCTGGCCAGGTTCCCACACCCTAGCAGCTTGAGCCCAGAGCTTGTACTTTTAGCAGCAGAATGACCTGCAGTCTTAATTCCCAACGTGAAGTCCAGCCCTCTGACCGGTCTTCAGTGTAATTCCATAGTAGATGCGGGTATTACGGTGAATATCAGTACACGGG encodes:
- the ZNF22 gene encoding zinc finger protein 22, encoding MRFGKPKGGISRSSSQGKAYENQHKTGRQRQKWGVTVRFDSGLSRLRRSLDEKPYKCTECEKSFSQSSTLFQHQKIHTGKKSHKCADCGKSFFQSSNLIQHRRIHTGEKPYKCDECGERFKQSSNLIQHQRIHTGEKPYQCDECGRCFSQSSHLIQHQRTHTGEKPYQCGECGKCFSQSSHLRQHMKVHKEEKPRKTRGKNIRAKAHLVSSWKAGKGRKSVARLR